Below is a window of Mycolicibacterium rhodesiae NBB3 DNA.
TGTCACGGAGTTCGGAAAACACCGCGACGTCCCGCTGGTCGAACTCGGCGTCACAGCGGCGCGGCTGGCGCTGCAGGACTCCGGGCTTGACTACGTCGACATCGGTGAGGTGTTCGCCGCGTCGTCGCTCGCCGGACCCCAGACCGGCATCAAGGTTGCACTCGAGTTGGGGCGCACCGGAATCCCGGTGACCGCAACCGAAAGCGCTTCGGCGAGTGGCATGGTCGCGCTCCGACACGCAATCTCGGCGGTCGCGTCGGGGCGAAGCACTGCCGCTCTCGCCATCGGCTACGAGAAAACCACCGCCTTGGAGCCCGGCGGCGTGGTGCCTGCAGCTGTCGGGTTCTGGGACCGCTTTCCCGCCCAGACGCACTACGCCATCGAGGCCGCGCGCTGGCTGTACGACGCCGGCTGTGGGCCCGAGGTGATCGCCGCTGTGGCCGCGAAGTCGTACAACCAGGCCCGCCTGAATCCGCTTGCTGTGCGGCGCGACTCGCATCCTGTTTCCGTCGACGACGTGCTGTCAGCCCGGATGGTGGCCGAGCCGCTGACGAAGATGATGTGCCATGCCTCGGTCGACGGTGCCGCGGCGGTCGTCGTGACGCGCGACCGTCGCCCGCGGTCGGTCTCGGTGTTGGCGGTCGAACAGACCAGCTGGCCCGCCGATCCCTCCTGGCCCCTCGTCGGCCCTGTTGTCGGACCGCCGTCGCAACTCGCGCTGACCGCCGAACGGGCGTACGCCTCAGCGGGCATCGAACCGGCCGACATCGGCGTGATCTCACTGCACGACATGTGTGCCAGCGAGGAGATCACGGCACTGATCGCCATGGGACTTGCCGATTCCCCCAAGGTCGTCGAACTCGCTCAGAGTGGCGGTCTCGCGCACGACGGCGCCTTGCCCACCAACACCGACGGCGGCTGCTTGGCTCGTGGCCACGCATTCGGTGCGACCGGACTGGCCCAGGCCGCCGAAGTCGTCACCCAACTTCGCGGCGAGGCGGGAGCGAGGCAGGTGGCACAGCCGAAAGTCGGGATGGCTCAAGCTGTCGGCGGCGGCGGCTCCTGCGTCATCGCGCTGATGCGCGCCTGACCTGGCGATCTTTCTACGCGATCGCGCCACTCTCTTTGAGTGCGAGGATCCGGTCCCAGTCACCACCAAGATCCAGGATGAGTTGCTCTGTGTCGGCCGCGAATTCGGGCATCGGAGCCAACGACAAGGGCGTCTCGTCGAAAAGCACGGGGCTCGCCACGAGGTCGAAGCTCGCGCCCCGGTCCTGCACCGTGACGATGTTGCCGTTCGCGCGCACCTGTGGATCAGCGGCTACCTCGGCAGTGGTCTGCACCGGTGCCCACTGCCCGTCGAATCCTTCCAGGGCGGCCCGCCAATGAGCGAGCGGCTGCGCGCCGATCGTCGCGCGCAGCACCTCTATCGCGTGTACAGCGTTGGCAGCCAGCAGCTGGTGGGTGGCGAAGCGTTCATCCTCGGCCAGTTCGGGGGTGCCCACCCGGCGACAGAACTCAGCGAAATAGCGGAATCCCTGGAGCATGGACAGCCCCAGGAACCGCCCGTCCGCGGTCCGGTAGAACCCCACCAATGGATTGTTCGGGGTGACGTTGGCCCCCGCAGGATTGGTCTGCCAGGGTTGACCACTGACCAACGCGGCGTTGACCGCCACGCCGGAAGCCCACACACCAACTCCCAACAGCGAGATATCCACCACGCGAGCATGGCCGGTGCGCTCGCGCTCGAACAGCGCAGCGGCGATACCGCCGGCGATCGTCATTCCGCCGATCGAATCCCCATATGCGGGACCTGGTTGTGGAACCACCCCATCGATATCGCAAGGCGTCGAACCGGCGGCACCCGCGGCCCGGCTCCAAAATCCCGTCATGTCATAGCCACCGGCCCCGGCGTCAGGCCCTAGAGGCCCATAGGCGCTACCGCGCGCGTAGACGATGTCGGGATTAGCGGCTCGCAGATCGTCAACGTCGATTCGCAGTTTCTTCCGGGCGTCCGGCAAGAAGTTGGTGAGGAACACATCACTGGTCTTGGCGATGTCCATCAGCAACTCATGCCCGTCCGGCGTCGCCATGTCCAAAGCGACCGATCGCTTCCCGCGGTTTGCGTGCTCCATCACCGGATTTCGATCGCCCTCGATTGTGATGTGCCCGAGTTGACGGAGGCCTCGCTGGGAGTCGCCGGTCTGCGGATGTTCGATCTTGACGACGTCAGCGCCCCAGTCTGCCAACACTGCACCGGCAGCGGGCACGAACGTCCACTGCGCAACTTCGAGCACCCGTACGCCCGACATGGGTCCGCTCATCGATTTCCCCTCTTGCTTGGTTGATCGCCACCGTGTCAGCGGCGCGTCAGCGTCACGGGCAGCAGATCGAAATTGTTGTTCAGCGCCGATGGCCGAGGAACGCGTTCGCCGGTGACTTCAATGCCTTTGGCGCGCTTGACGATTTCGTCCAGAGTCAGGCGCGCCTCTCTGCGGGCGAGCGCAGCGCCCATGCAGAAGTGTTCGCCGATTCCGAAGCCGAGATGGCTCGGCGCGTCCTTGCGTCGGATGTCGAACTGATCGGCCGTTTCACCGAAGTGCTCCGTGTCGCGGTTCGCTGAACCATAGGCGAGCAGCACGCCGTCACCCTCCCGAATCACCTTGCCGCGCAACTCCACATCGTGGGTGGCTTGTCGCGCCATGCTGCGTACCGGTGTCCAATAGCGAAGGACCTCTTCGATGGCGTTGTCCACCAGCGAAGGATCGTCGAACAGCGCGCGCGCCTGGTCCGGATGGCGTGCCAGGCACTCGGCGATACCCGCGATCAGACTCTGCGTGGTTTCGCTACCGGCCGCCAGCAGCGTGAGCGCGTAGACCATGATCTGGAGGTCGTCGAACGGTACCCCGTCGATCTCACCCAACGTGGCAAGCATCGTCATCAGGTCGTCGTCGACCGGGTTCTGAGCCTTCCCCTTGGCGATGCCCAGAAGATACGGCCCGATCTCGGTCATGATGACGTCGAAATCCGCCTGGGTTGCCGCTCCACTTCCTGAGCGTGAGATCGCCGTCGACCATCCGGCCACTTTGGGCCAGTCGGCCTCGGGTACACCGAGGAGGTAGGCAAAAACGTAGACCGGTATCGGCTCGGCGACGTGCGCTATCCAGTCGAACTCCGCGTCAGGCAATGCGTCGAAAACCTCGTTGACGACCTGTTTCACCCGCTCTTCGGCCTTGGCCACCGCCGCCGGGGTGAAGCGACCCTGGAATGTGCGTCGATGAGCGCGATGGACCGGCGGATCGAGGAACATGATTCCTCTGTTCCGGTAGCCCTGTGGTTCAACTCCCTGTTTGTGCGCGATGAGATCCATCAGAATCGCGATGCGTTCGGAGGTGAACTGATGTGGCCTCGCCGAAATGGCCTTGATGTCATCGTACTTCGTGATCACCCAGAATTTGCCGTCCTCATACCAGTGCACGGGGTCATGTGTTCTCAGCTCGCGGAACACCTCGTCGGGGCGATCGAGATAGAACTGCGGCCTGTCGAATTGCGCACCTGTAGCCGCGGACAGCGGGTTCGTGACCGTCGCCATATATGAACAATAGAACAGAAAGTGTCTATTTGCGATATGGTTGTCGAGTGAGCGCTGCCTTGTCACACCTTCGGGTGTGTGACCTCAGCGGGCAACTGGCCGGCGCGGGCGCGACGAAGATCCTGGCCGCGTTCGGCGCCGAAGTGATCCGGGTCGAGGATCCCGCGACCCGTGGCCTGTGGGACGCCCTACGGGGAGTGGGTCCCTATGTCGACGACCGTCGTGGGATCGACCTCGGCGCCGGGTTCAACAACCACAATGTCGGGAAGTACGGCGTCACCATCAACCTGCGTCTCGACGAGGGAAAACAGCTGCTGCGTGAGCTCGTGGCGATCAGTGACGTCGTCTGTGAAAATTTCGCGGCGGGCGTGATGGCGCACCGCGGCTTCGGCTACGACGACCTTCGCGATATCAAGCCCGACATCATCTACGTGTCCAACTGCGGATTCGGTCACACCGGGCCCTACCGCGACTTCAAGACGTGGGGACCGATCGTGCAGGCGATGAGCGGGCTCACGTTCACCTCGGGGCTGCCCGATGCCGAACCAGCCGGCTGGGGCTTCTCCTACATGGATCACGGATCGGCCTTCTATATGACGGTGGCCATCATGGCGGCGCTTCACCACCGCGAGCGCACGGGCAAAGGTCAGCACGTCGACCTGGCTACGGTGCCCGCGGGCATCGCGATGCTGCCCACCGAGGTGCTCGACTGGACGGTGAACCGGCGACACACCTCGGCGCGAGGCAACCGCGCCGACTTCGACGAGTTCGCGCCGCACGGCATCTACCCATGCGCCGGTGAGGATCGCTGGATCGCCATCGCCTGCCGTGACGATAGGGAGGCGGCGTTACTGGCCAAGGTGCTGGACGAACCCGCGATCGCATCGGAGCGCTTCGCGACACTGGCCAGTCGACTCGCCGCCGCCGACGAACTCGACGAACTGGTTGCCGCGGCCACCTCCCGCCGCGATGCCATCGCACTGGCCGATGATCTCGTCGATGCCGGCGTGCCCGCCAGCGTCGTCAAGAGCCCGCGGGAACGCATCGACGAGGACCCGGACCTGGCCCGGATGGGACTCTTCCCGACCGTCACACACCCTGACATCGGCGCGGTGCGCGTCGAGGGGGTCCCACTCACCTTTTCAGAAACCCCGTGGCGGATTGACACGCCGGGACCCAAACTCGGTCAACACAATCGGGAGATCTTGGGCGCACTCCTCGGCCACGATGACTCGACCCTCGATGACTGGGCGCAGCGAGGTGTGATCTGAGCGCGCTAGCCGATCTCCGCGTCGTGGAGATAAGCGACCAGTTCACGCCCGTGGCCGGGCGTGTGCTCGCCGAACTCGGAGCCGAAGTCATCGTCGTCGAACCGCCCCAGGGTTCCCCGCACCGTCTGCGCCCGCCGTTCGTCGATGAAGAGCCCGGCGTTGACCGCAGCCTGCGTTGGTGGAGTCAGAACGTCGGAAAGCGCAGCGTGGCCCTCGATCTCCAATCGGAGTCGGGCGTCGACACGCTGCGCCGCCTCATCGGAGGCGCCGACATCTTGCTTGCCGGGGGCGATCGACTGGCCGGCGGCATCACTTACCGCGAGGCGGCCGCGGACCATCAGAGCCTGATATGGGTCTCGGTGACGCCGTTCGGACTGGGCAGCGTCCGGGCCGACGACCCCACCACCGACCTCACGGTGCTCGCCGGAGGCGGCCCCGTATGGAATTGCGGCTACGACGATCACTCCATTCCGCCGATGCGCGGCTCCGGCGACCAGGCCTCCAACATCGGCGGCATGTACGCCGCGATCGGCGCATTAATCGCTCTGTCGCATCGCGATCACACCGGTGTCGGTCAACTCGTCGATGTCAACGTGACGGCGGCTTGCAACGTGACCTGCGAGCAGACCACCTATCACTGGCTTGTAAACCAGGCGGTATGCGTGCGGCAGACGGGACGCCACGCCTACCCCACGCCCAGCTCCGAGGTCCAAGTACGTTGTGCCGACGGACATTACGCGACCACCGGGGTGCTGCCCCGTAAGCCGGAGGAATTCACCCGGATGATCGCCTGGCTCACTGAGTTGGGGCTGACCGAGGAGCTGCCGGAGACTGTTTTCCTGGAGATGGCCGCCGCCAGGACCACCCCGGTGGATTTGGCCTCGATCGGTGAGGACGACGAAACGACGGCAATCATGAGCGCCGCCCGTGACGCCATCACATTGATCGCGTCACGTATGCCTGCCAAGGAGTTCTTCATTGCCAGCCAGCAACGGGGTTTCCCGGCGGGCGCCATTCTGCCTCCTGATGAGGCATTCGATGACGAGCACATGGTGGCGCGCGGCATGCACGTACCTGTCGAGCACTCCGAGCTCGACCGGACGGTCGTCTATCCCGGTGTGCCCTATGCGTTTTCAGCCAGTCCTACAGTAAGGCCGAGCCGTGCGCCGATGCTCGGCGAGCACAACGCGCTTCTCGACGAGCTGGCACCTTGAGCACCGAACACCGCCTCACCCATGTCGGGCTCTGCGTCACGGATATCGAGCGCTCGACCGAGTTCTACTGTTCAGCGCTCGGATTCATCAAGATCGGCGAGATGCACGTCGATGACGAAGCGTCCGCACGACTGCTCGACGTCGAAGACCTGGTGCTCGATCTGGTTTACCTCGAGCGCGACGGATTCCGCCTGGAACTGCTGGCCTATCCGACACGCGGCACGACAACCGACGGCGCGCCACGCCCGATGAACGCTCTCGGCTTCACCCATCTGTCCTTCCGCGTGGACGACGCCGACGCTCTTGCCGCCGCCGTCGTCGAGCACGGCGGAGAACTGCTGCCCGATCGCACCGTCGAATTCGGCGGCGGCAATCGAGGGCTGATGCTCACCGATCCAGACGGAAACCTGCTCGAGCTCATCGAGCGGATACGCCGCAACTGAGCAACTAGTCACAATTCGTTCTGTTGTTCAGTTGGGTGGTAGAGTCCGTCTGTGCCCGCGACCAGCGAGTTGATGTACTCACCGTTCTCCAAGGCCGTCTTCGACGACCCCTATCCGGTCTACCGTCGGCTTCGCAACGAGGCGCCCGTGTATCGCGATCCCGAAGACCGCTGGTGGGTGCTGTCGCGGTTCGAAGACGTGGCCGGCGCGTTACGGGACTGGGAAACGTACTCGTCCAAGCTCGGCCCGGCACCGGAGAATCCCGACGACGACGGCCGGAAGTATTCCGTCATATCGATGGACCCGCCGCGGCACGACCGTATCCGCGGCGTACTCAAAGGTTTTTTCACTCCCCGCGCCGTCGCCTCGCTGGAGGGTGCCCTGCAGTCGGTCGTCGACCATCACCTCGGTCGGCTCAAACGCGGCACCACCGTCGACGCAATGGAAGCGTTCGCCTTCGCCGTCCCCACAGATGTGATCGGGGATCTACTCGGCGTGCCTCAGGCCGACCGCGAACAGTTGAGGGTGTGGTGGGAGGCATTCTTGACTCGGCACGAGGGCGAAGTCGCGATGCCGCAGAGTGCTATCGAGGCCAACCGCAACATCAGCGCTTACATCGGCGATCTCATTGACAGGCGCCGGACCGACCCGGGCGACGATCTGATCAGCATCGTGCTGCAGGCCACCTTTCACGACCCCGAAATCGGCGACGACCGCTCATTGACGCCTCACGAGGTGTTGATGTTCTGCAATCTGCTTTCTGCCGCGGGTTCTGAGACCACCCAGAAGCTCATCTCCAACGGTCTGGTCGCGTTACACGACCACCCCGATCAGTGGCAGCGAATCGTCAGCGATCACAGCGTGATTCCGGCAGCGGTCAACGAGGCCCTGCGATACGACACTCCCAGCCACTGGGTGGCCCGGACACTGACGCGTCCCGTCGAGCTACATGGTGTGACCATGGATGCCGGCGACTGGGTGCTGCTGCTGTTGGGC
It encodes the following:
- a CDS encoding thiolase family protein translates to MTGVHLAGVGVTEFGKHRDVPLVELGVTAARLALQDSGLDYVDIGEVFAASSLAGPQTGIKVALELGRTGIPVTATESASASGMVALRHAISAVASGRSTAALAIGYEKTTALEPGGVVPAAVGFWDRFPAQTHYAIEAARWLYDAGCGPEVIAAVAAKSYNQARLNPLAVRRDSHPVSVDDVLSARMVAEPLTKMMCHASVDGAAAVVVTRDRRPRSVSVLAVEQTSWPADPSWPLVGPVVGPPSQLALTAERAYASAGIEPADIGVISLHDMCASEEITALIAMGLADSPKVVELAQSGGLAHDGALPTNTDGGCLARGHAFGATGLAQAAEVVTQLRGEAGARQVAQPKVGMAQAVGGGGSCVIALMRA
- a CDS encoding CaiB/BaiF CoA transferase family protein, coding for MSAALSHLRVCDLSGQLAGAGATKILAAFGAEVIRVEDPATRGLWDALRGVGPYVDDRRGIDLGAGFNNHNVGKYGVTINLRLDEGKQLLRELVAISDVVCENFAAGVMAHRGFGYDDLRDIKPDIIYVSNCGFGHTGPYRDFKTWGPIVQAMSGLTFTSGLPDAEPAGWGFSYMDHGSAFYMTVAIMAALHHRERTGKGQHVDLATVPAGIAMLPTEVLDWTVNRRHTSARGNRADFDEFAPHGIYPCAGEDRWIAIACRDDREAALLAKVLDEPAIASERFATLASRLAAADELDELVAAATSRRDAIALADDLVDAGVPASVVKSPRERIDEDPDLARMGLFPTVTHPDIGAVRVEGVPLTFSETPWRIDTPGPKLGQHNREILGALLGHDDSTLDDWAQRGVI
- a CDS encoding cytochrome P450, with product MATVTNPLSAATGAQFDRPQFYLDRPDEVFRELRTHDPVHWYEDGKFWVITKYDDIKAISARPHQFTSERIAILMDLIAHKQGVEPQGYRNRGIMFLDPPVHRAHRRTFQGRFTPAAVAKAEERVKQVVNEVFDALPDAEFDWIAHVAEPIPVYVFAYLLGVPEADWPKVAGWSTAISRSGSGAATQADFDVIMTEIGPYLLGIAKGKAQNPVDDDLMTMLATLGEIDGVPFDDLQIMVYALTLLAAGSETTQSLIAGIAECLARHPDQARALFDDPSLVDNAIEEVLRYWTPVRSMARQATHDVELRGKVIREGDGVLLAYGSANRDTEHFGETADQFDIRRKDAPSHLGFGIGEHFCMGAALARREARLTLDEIVKRAKGIEVTGERVPRPSALNNNFDLLPVTLTRR
- a CDS encoding VOC family protein, with the protein product MSTEHRLTHVGLCVTDIERSTEFYCSALGFIKIGEMHVDDEASARLLDVEDLVLDLVYLERDGFRLELLAYPTRGTTTDGAPRPMNALGFTHLSFRVDDADALAAAVVEHGGELLPDRTVEFGGGNRGLMLTDPDGNLLELIERIRRN
- a CDS encoding CoA transferase encodes the protein MSALADLRVVEISDQFTPVAGRVLAELGAEVIVVEPPQGSPHRLRPPFVDEEPGVDRSLRWWSQNVGKRSVALDLQSESGVDTLRRLIGGADILLAGGDRLAGGITYREAAADHQSLIWVSVTPFGLGSVRADDPTTDLTVLAGGGPVWNCGYDDHSIPPMRGSGDQASNIGGMYAAIGALIALSHRDHTGVGQLVDVNVTAACNVTCEQTTYHWLVNQAVCVRQTGRHAYPTPSSEVQVRCADGHYATTGVLPRKPEEFTRMIAWLTELGLTEELPETVFLEMAAARTTPVDLASIGEDDETTAIMSAARDAITLIASRMPAKEFFIASQQRGFPAGAILPPDEAFDDEHMVARGMHVPVEHSELDRTVVYPGVPYAFSASPTVRPSRAPMLGEHNALLDELAP
- a CDS encoding cytochrome P450, encoding MPATSELMYSPFSKAVFDDPYPVYRRLRNEAPVYRDPEDRWWVLSRFEDVAGALRDWETYSSKLGPAPENPDDDGRKYSVISMDPPRHDRIRGVLKGFFTPRAVASLEGALQSVVDHHLGRLKRGTTVDAMEAFAFAVPTDVIGDLLGVPQADREQLRVWWEAFLTRHEGEVAMPQSAIEANRNISAYIGDLIDRRRTDPGDDLISIVLQATFHDPEIGDDRSLTPHEVLMFCNLLSAAGSETTQKLISNGLVALHDHPDQWQRIVSDHSVIPAAVNEALRYDTPSHWVARTLTRPVELHGVTMDAGDWVLLLLGSANRDERRYDDPDRFIIERPRGTDVYFGWGIHICLGQWLARREAQMVFEYVAKNFPDYAIGAHERVLTATVRGYTSVEMTLR
- a CDS encoding CaiB/BaiF CoA transferase family protein, producing the protein MSGPMSGVRVLEVAQWTFVPAAGAVLADWGADVVKIEHPQTGDSQRGLRQLGHITIEGDRNPVMEHANRGKRSVALDMATPDGHELLMDIAKTSDVFLTNFLPDARKKLRIDVDDLRAANPDIVYARGSAYGPLGPDAGAGGYDMTGFWSRAAGAAGSTPCDIDGVVPQPGPAYGDSIGGMTIAGGIAAALFERERTGHARVVDISLLGVGVWASGVAVNAALVSGQPWQTNPAGANVTPNNPLVGFYRTADGRFLGLSMLQGFRYFAEFCRRVGTPELAEDERFATHQLLAANAVHAIEVLRATIGAQPLAHWRAALEGFDGQWAPVQTTAEVAADPQVRANGNIVTVQDRGASFDLVASPVLFDETPLSLAPMPEFAADTEQLILDLGGDWDRILALKESGAIA